A stretch of the Chitinophagaceae bacterium genome encodes the following:
- a CDS encoding tetratricopeptide repeat protein → MMKKEKQRSPAAAKPVTVISEKDQKSIRRWLLIICGLFAFLLYANTLMHDFVLDDETAIGKNSFTKEGISALPEIFSTPYRAGFWDRNEGLYRPLSIALFAIEWQLAPANPHFFHWVNVLLYAITAIMLFITLSLFFEKKNILLPFIATMLFVAHPIHTEVVANIKSADELLCFLFSLISLWALMKYAKEGRMLLLIAAGIAVFFAMLSKETAITMVVVAPMTIYFFTQANARKIAISTLPFLVAFFIYLTIRISVLKGLTNFNEIQLINNSLAGAGNDLVTRYATAISIIGKYLLLLVIPQPLCFDYSYNTIPLVSISAPQALLSLAIIIGLAVVAIRGLKTKSPLAWSILFFGATLSLTSNLFFLIEATLGERFLFMPSLAFCVGITFISFQLFKADLHSSTSKNIRTLINQHKAIIAVSVLVLLLFSAKTIARNTDWKDNLTLTKIDSQTHPNSARIRYAYGSILVMEKGLIEKDENQKKNFLSEGVRQLTEAVKILPDYGEAWFNLGMGYKELEDYKSAVTCFENAGENMTEKNFSYYVAAGVAYGETGEYEKSFAMLNKAIQLDSTSSDPYNNMGLFYSRLQNYPQSIALLSKAMQLNPKDEYPPYNLGNTYANMGDFSTAIEYYKKALAINPNSEMTLVNLGNSYGALKDYPNALITFKKVLEINPANKNAINNMGATYYLMGDTANANKYLPTR, encoded by the coding sequence ATGATGAAAAAAGAAAAGCAACGCTCGCCTGCTGCTGCTAAACCAGTGACTGTTATTTCTGAAAAAGATCAGAAATCTATAAGAAGATGGCTGCTGATCATTTGTGGGCTATTCGCATTTCTGCTTTATGCAAATACACTGATGCACGATTTTGTGCTGGATGATGAAACAGCGATCGGAAAAAACAGTTTTACCAAAGAAGGGATTTCAGCACTTCCTGAAATTTTCTCCACTCCTTATCGCGCCGGATTTTGGGACAGGAATGAAGGTCTTTATCGTCCGTTGTCTATCGCTTTGTTTGCTATTGAATGGCAGCTCGCTCCGGCCAATCCGCACTTTTTCCATTGGGTGAATGTATTGCTATACGCGATTACAGCAATCATGCTATTCATCACACTTTCACTTTTCTTCGAAAAGAAAAACATATTGCTTCCTTTCATAGCTACCATGTTATTTGTAGCGCATCCGATACATACTGAAGTGGTAGCAAACATTAAGAGTGCAGATGAACTGTTGTGTTTTCTTTTTTCACTTATATCGTTATGGGCCCTCATGAAATACGCAAAGGAAGGCCGCATGCTGTTGCTGATAGCTGCAGGAATCGCTGTCTTTTTTGCAATGCTTTCGAAAGAAACAGCCATTACAATGGTAGTGGTTGCACCTATGACTATTTATTTTTTCACTCAAGCCAATGCACGTAAAATTGCGATCAGCACCCTTCCATTTCTCGTAGCTTTCTTTATTTATCTCACCATTCGCATTTCAGTATTAAAAGGTCTTACCAACTTTAATGAAATTCAACTTATCAATAACAGTCTGGCGGGCGCCGGTAATGATTTAGTTACGCGATATGCGACAGCAATTTCAATTATCGGCAAATATCTCCTGCTGCTTGTTATTCCTCAACCATTGTGTTTTGATTATTCTTACAACACGATTCCGCTGGTTTCAATCAGTGCGCCGCAAGCCTTATTATCGCTGGCAATAATCATCGGACTTGCGGTAGTAGCTATTCGCGGGTTAAAAACTAAAAGTCCGCTTGCCTGGTCCATTTTGTTTTTCGGAGCAACGCTCTCACTCACTTCCAATTTATTTTTCCTGATTGAAGCCACATTGGGTGAACGGTTTCTGTTCATGCCTTCACTTGCATTTTGCGTAGGTATAACATTCATTTCTTTCCAACTTTTCAAGGCGGACTTACATTCATCAACTTCTAAGAACATAAGAACACTTATAAATCAACACAAGGCAATTATTGCGGTTTCTGTATTGGTACTGCTGTTGTTCTCCGCAAAAACCATTGCGCGAAATACAGACTGGAAAGATAATCTCACACTGACCAAAATTGATTCACAAACACATCCAAACAGTGCACGCATCCGATACGCGTATGGTAGCATATTGGTGATGGAAAAAGGCCTGATAGAAAAAGATGAAAACCAAAAGAAGAATTTCCTTTCGGAAGGTGTTCGTCAACTCACGGAGGCTGTAAAGATTTTACCGGATTACGGCGAAGCCTGGTTTAATCTTGGAATGGGATACAAAGAACTGGAAGATTATAAAAGCGCTGTGACCTGTTTTGAAAACGCAGGCGAAAACATGACGGAAAAAAACTTCAGCTATTACGTTGCTGCTGGAGTTGCATACGGAGAGACAGGTGAATATGAGAAATCATTTGCAATGCTGAACAAGGCTATTCAGCTCGACTCCACTTCGTCGGATCCATATAACAACATGGGTTTATTTTATTCCAGGTTGCAAAATTATCCGCAATCGATAGCACTACTCAGCAAAGCCATGCAGCTTAATCCAAAGGATGAGTATCCTCCTTATAATTTGGGGAACACTTATGCAAACATGGGAGATTTCAGTACCGCCATTGAATATTACAAAAAAGCGCTGGCCATCAATCCAAATTCAGAAATGACATTGGTTAACCTTGGCAATAGTTATGGCGCGCTGAAAGACTATCCGAATGCCTTGATCACATTTAAAAAAGTGTTGGAAATAAATCCTGCCAATAAAAATGCAATCAACAACATGGGAGCAACCTATTACCTCATGGGAGATACAGCAAATGCGAATAAATATTTGCCAACAAGGTGA
- a CDS encoding aryl-sulfate sulfotransferase yields MKIIATCLLLQLTFGLQQSIAQFQYVSPMPGSVMINPEHNIIIREGHLIDPATVKTEQFSIEGASSGSHVFKLILANDGKTILLQPEMPFNFNEVVTVTITKGLKTKQGQILNGFTFKFQTHRAYVAEEQQRFKEMKEQIQDEETLLSADETNEEISNREIDGMFEITTNINPSPGDIFFDSFSGNFQPNSYTGYQAITTSGDSVFFREVTALNKPSNFNQNEKGYFGIFNGSKNGFDLLDSNFNVIDTYYPANGYEADEHEFLVLTDGHVLFVADEYQVLDLSVYDPSYSQSCTVTGAVIQEFDAAHHLVFEWRSFDHIEVPEALHKNLTFSTVDYVHTNSIEIDNDGNIIASHRTLDQVTKIDRNTGEFIWRMGGVMNEFTFINEPQPFTYQHDARRIDNGHITLFDNGVYHVPQESAAKEYAVDEVNKTATLVWSYKHPDTNPNTFLYYSAMGSVQRLTNGNTFINWGWRLNTANPSMTEITPEGTIVWELKLNAPKNIITYRSHKYVWNPCARPTQKTLKSKEVTSTAATIKWAGVANVESYLLQYKKHSESAWLEKTVLGTKDSKKLTGLTANTKYDWRLQTWCDADGIKKSGFTEIKKFTTLPQKIFLNEPTDEISFLIYPNPAHDILTVSMNHAGASQIRLLNMFGIVMIVRELNETDDVSLVQIPLHSISAGNYLLEISNSFETQVQKVVIE; encoded by the coding sequence ATGAAAATAATTGCTACCTGCCTCCTGCTGCAGCTCACCTTTGGCCTTCAACAATCAATTGCACAATTTCAATACGTATCACCAATGCCGGGTTCAGTTATGATCAATCCGGAACACAACATAATAATCCGCGAAGGCCATCTTATTGATCCTGCAACAGTAAAGACAGAACAATTTTCCATTGAAGGTGCATCGAGCGGTTCACACGTTTTCAAACTGATTCTTGCAAATGATGGTAAAACGATTCTATTGCAACCTGAAATGCCTTTCAATTTCAATGAAGTGGTTACCGTAACGATTACGAAAGGGTTAAAAACCAAACAAGGACAAATTTTAAACGGCTTTACCTTTAAATTCCAAACGCACAGAGCATATGTGGCTGAAGAACAGCAACGTTTTAAAGAAATGAAAGAACAGATTCAGGATGAAGAAACCCTGCTTTCTGCAGATGAAACAAACGAAGAAATAAGTAATCGCGAGATAGACGGCATGTTTGAAATTACCACCAATATCAATCCTTCACCAGGAGATATCTTCTTTGATTCATTCAGCGGAAACTTTCAACCTAACAGTTATACAGGCTATCAGGCCATTACGACTTCCGGCGATTCTGTCTTTTTCCGGGAAGTCACTGCGCTAAATAAACCGTCGAATTTCAATCAAAATGAAAAAGGATATTTCGGGATTTTCAACGGCAGCAAAAACGGCTTTGATCTGCTGGATTCCAATTTCAATGTGATTGATACCTATTACCCGGCTAATGGTTATGAGGCGGATGAACACGAATTTCTGGTGCTGACTGATGGTCATGTTTTGTTTGTTGCCGATGAATACCAGGTCCTGGATCTTTCGGTTTATGATCCCTCCTATTCTCAAAGCTGCACGGTGACCGGCGCCGTGATTCAGGAATTTGATGCAGCTCACCATCTCGTTTTTGAATGGCGCAGCTTTGATCATATCGAAGTTCCGGAGGCCTTGCATAAAAATCTTACTTTTTCCACCGTTGATTATGTACATACGAACTCCATAGAAATTGACAACGACGGCAACATCATTGCTTCACATCGCACACTCGATCAGGTAACTAAAATTGATCGCAACACCGGTGAGTTTATATGGCGGATGGGTGGTGTGATGAATGAATTTACCTTTATCAATGAACCCCAGCCTTTTACTTATCAGCATGATGCCCGGCGCATTGACAACGGGCATATTACGCTGTTCGACAATGGTGTTTATCATGTGCCACAAGAAAGTGCAGCGAAAGAATATGCAGTAGATGAAGTGAATAAGACAGCCACGTTGGTTTGGAGCTACAAACATCCGGACACCAATCCGAATACGTTTTTATACTATTCTGCGATGGGAAGCGTGCAGCGATTAACAAATGGAAATACATTCATCAACTGGGGCTGGAGATTAAATACCGCTAACCCAAGCATGACAGAAATAACGCCGGAAGGCACCATTGTCTGGGAATTGAAACTTAATGCTCCAAAAAATATTATTACCTATCGCAGTCATAAATATGTTTGGAATCCTTGCGCGCGTCCTACACAAAAAACCTTAAAATCTAAAGAGGTAACATCCACTGCTGCCACCATCAAATGGGCCGGAGTTGCCAATGTGGAATCGTATCTGCTTCAGTATAAAAAACACAGTGAATCAGCATGGCTTGAAAAAACTGTGCTGGGCACCAAGGACTCTAAAAAATTAACAGGCTTAACTGCAAATACCAAATATGATTGGCGGTTGCAAACGTGGTGCGATGCAGATGGAATAAAAAAATCAGGATTCACCGAAATAAAAAAATTCACTACGCTGCCGCAAAAAATATTTCTGAATGAACCAACTGATGAGATTTCATTTTTAATTTATCCGAATCCTGCTCATGATATTCTTACTGTTTCAATGAATCATGCCGGTGCCTCTCAAATCAGGTTGCTGAATATGTTTGGAATAGTAATGATTGTTCGTGAATTGAATGAAACAGATGATGTTTCATTGGTTCAAATACCGCTGCATTCCATTTCAGCCGGAAATTACTTGCTTGAAATCAGTAACAGTTTTGAAACGCAGGTACAAAAAGTCGTGATTGAATAA
- a CDS encoding aryl-sulfate sulfotransferase → MKKIVTLCLLLSVVSLQQSLAQFQYLSPKPGSIMINPEHNIIIREGNVIEPAELNANLFSIEGAVSGTHVFKLILADDGKTILLQPEIPFAFNEVVTVTIKDGLKTKQGQAIENLSFNFRTHRAYTAEEHQHFKDLKKIVQEEENKLWVTEAVEEEDDTRQIDGMFDITVNTNPSPGDIFFDAFSGNFQSNNFTGYHAVTVNGDSIFSREIISPFDFLQNKKGYFGVFNGGEGGYDLMDSNFNVIDTYYPANGYDADEHEFQVLPDGHVFIVADEYQILDLSVYNPTYSHNCNVNGAVIQEFDASHNLIFEWRSFDHVEVPEALHSNLAFSFIDYVHTNAIEIDNDGNILASHRHLDQITKIDRNTGEFIWRLGGIENEFTFTNDPQHFTYQHDVRRIANGHITLFDNGNYHSPTVSAAKEYELDEINKTATLVWSYKHPGSSPGSFNYYFAMGSVQRLENGNTFINWGWRGNTSNPSMTEVTSAGTIVWELKLASSKNIIAYRSHKYVWNPCPRATQKTLKAKDVTATAATVKWAGVVNVDSYLLQYKKHSESAWLQKTVLGTKTSKKLTGLDASTKYDWRLQTWCDADGIKKSGFTEIKKFTTLPQKTILTEPTDATSFLIYPNPVRDLINISIGTHEVSQIRLLNMLGQVLIIREINDEDASMIQLPVHSISPGTYLVEISNDLEKQVQKVVIE, encoded by the coding sequence ATGAAAAAAATTGTTACGCTATGCCTTTTACTATCCGTAGTAAGTCTTCAACAATCGCTTGCACAATTCCAATACTTGTCTCCAAAGCCAGGCTCCATCATGATCAACCCGGAACACAACATTATTATTCGTGAAGGCAATGTTATTGAACCCGCTGAATTAAATGCAAACTTATTTTCTATTGAAGGCGCAGTAAGCGGCACTCATGTTTTCAAACTGATACTTGCTGATGATGGCAAAACGATATTGTTACAACCCGAAATACCTTTTGCTTTTAATGAAGTGGTGACAGTAACTATTAAAGATGGTCTGAAAACAAAGCAAGGCCAGGCAATAGAAAACCTATCATTTAACTTTCGTACACACAGAGCATATACTGCTGAAGAGCACCAGCATTTCAAAGATTTAAAGAAAATCGTTCAGGAAGAAGAAAATAAATTATGGGTGACTGAAGCAGTTGAAGAAGAGGATGACACGCGGCAGATAGATGGCATGTTCGACATCACGGTCAATACCAATCCGTCTCCCGGCGACATTTTTTTTGATGCATTCAGCGGTAATTTCCAATCAAATAACTTTACCGGCTATCATGCAGTTACCGTTAACGGTGATTCCATTTTCTCGCGTGAGATTATTTCTCCCTTTGATTTCCTTCAGAATAAAAAAGGATACTTCGGTGTGTTTAATGGAGGTGAAGGCGGTTACGACCTCATGGATTCCAATTTCAATGTGATTGACACTTATTATCCTGCTAATGGCTACGATGCTGATGAACATGAATTCCAGGTGTTGCCTGATGGCCACGTATTTATTGTTGCAGATGAATACCAGATACTGGATCTTTCTGTTTACAATCCAACCTATTCACATAACTGCAATGTAAACGGTGCCGTGATTCAGGAATTTGATGCAAGTCACAACCTCATTTTCGAATGGCGCAGTTTTGATCACGTTGAAGTTCCTGAGGCATTGCATTCCAACCTTGCATTCAGTTTTATTGACTATGTGCACACTAATGCAATAGAAATCGACAACGACGGAAACATACTTGCATCACATCGTCACCTTGATCAGATTACCAAAATCGACCGCAATACCGGTGAGTTCATCTGGCGTCTTGGAGGTATTGAAAATGAATTTACTTTCACCAACGATCCGCAACACTTTACTTATCAGCATGACGTTCGACGCATTGCCAACGGACACATCACGCTTTTCGACAATGGCAATTATCATTCACCTACTGTTAGTGCTGCTAAAGAATATGAACTGGATGAAATAAATAAGACTGCTACATTGGTCTGGAGCTATAAGCATCCCGGTTCATCACCCGGATCTTTCAATTATTATTTTGCCATGGGAAGTGTACAGCGACTGGAAAATGGAAATACATTCATTAACTGGGGCTGGAGAGGTAATACTTCAAACCCAAGCATGACGGAAGTTACTTCCGCAGGCACCATTGTCTGGGAACTGAAACTCGCTTCTTCAAAAAACATCATTGCTTACCGCAGTCATAAATATGTCTGGAACCCTTGTCCGCGCGCTACACAAAAAACCTTAAAAGCAAAAGATGTAACCGCTACTGCTGCCACCGTTAAATGGGCCGGTGTTGTTAATGTAGATTCCTACCTGCTTCAGTATAAAAAACACAGTGAATCAGCCTGGCTTCAAAAAACAGTGCTCGGTACCAAAACTTCTAAAAAGCTAACAGGCCTGGATGCAAGTACCAAATATGACTGGCGGTTGCAGACCTGGTGCGATGCAGATGGAATAAAAAAATCAGGATTCACCGAAATAAAAAAGTTCACTACACTGCCGCAAAAAACAATTCTGACTGAACCAACTGATGCAACTTCATTTTTAATATATCCGAATCCGGTTCGTGACCTCATCAACATTTCAATTGGGACGCATGAAGTTTCACAAATCAGGTTGTTGAATATGTTGGGGCAAGTTTTGATTATTCGTGAAATAAATGATGAGGATGCTTCCATGATACAGTTGCCCGTGCATTCAATTTCGCCTGGAACCTATTTAGTTGAAATCAGCAATGATTTAGAAAAACAGGTGCAAAAAGTGGTGATTGAATAA
- the mazG gene encoding nucleoside triphosphate pyrophosphohydrolase: MTTAQIAFERLLTIMNELREQCPWDKKQTIESLRLLTIEETYELADAIDEKDMKLLKEEIGDVLLHMVFYSKIASEQQAFDITDVINTLCDKLIRRHPHIYGDPDNEGKLVKVTSEADVKHNWEQIKMKERKKSVLEGVPASLPAVVKAFRIQDKAKQVGFEWENKVDVWKKVEEELDEFRHYSTRENLSSAEKESMEQEFGDVLFSLINFSRFLEIDPEAALEKTNKKFISRFRMMEDTALEQKRTLKEMTLEEMDTLWNRAKEVFK; this comes from the coding sequence ATGACCACTGCCCAGATTGCCTTTGAACGGTTGTTAACTATCATGAATGAATTGCGCGAACAATGTCCATGGGATAAAAAGCAAACCATTGAATCGCTTCGACTGCTTACGATAGAAGAAACCTATGAGTTAGCGGATGCTATAGATGAAAAGGATATGAAATTATTGAAGGAAGAAATTGGGGATGTTTTGCTGCACATGGTTTTTTATTCAAAAATTGCATCGGAGCAGCAGGCTTTTGATATCACCGATGTAATCAATACACTTTGTGATAAACTCATCCGTCGCCATCCGCATATTTACGGTGATCCGGATAATGAAGGCAAGCTCGTGAAAGTAACTTCGGAAGCTGATGTGAAGCACAACTGGGAACAGATTAAAATGAAAGAACGAAAAAAATCTGTGTTGGAAGGTGTGCCTGCATCTTTGCCTGCTGTAGTAAAGGCTTTCCGGATTCAGGATAAAGCAAAGCAGGTTGGTTTTGAATGGGAAAATAAAGTGGATGTATGGAAAAAAGTTGAAGAAGAGCTTGATGAGTTTAGGCATTATTCAACACGCGAAAATCTTTCTTCAGCAGAAAAAGAAAGCATGGAGCAGGAGTTCGGTGATGTTTTATTTTCACTCATCAATTTTTCCCGCTTTCTCGAAATTGACCCTGAAGCGGCTCTCGAAAAAACCAATAAAAAATTTATTTCCCGCTTCCGGATGATGGAAGATACTGCCCTCGAACAAAAACGAACCTTGAAAGAAATGACGTTGGAAGAGATGGATACGTTGTGGAATAGGGCGAAGGAGGTTTTTAAGTAA
- the ung gene encoding uracil-DNA glycosylase, giving the protein MSRIDVQIEESWKQVLNDEFQQPYFAALRQFLKEEKAAGQVVYPPGPQIFNAFNLTPFANVKVVIIGQDPYHGPGQAHGLCFSVADGVPPPPSLVNIYKELKSDLEIPISPSGNLTKWAQQGVLLLNALLTVRANVPASHHGKGWETFTDAVIRTVSEKSSGIVFLLWGKFAQEKQALIDPTKHHILKAAHPSPFSVTKFFGCKHFSKTNELLRSEGRVPIDWKV; this is encoded by the coding sequence ATGAGTCGCATTGACGTACAAATAGAAGAAAGCTGGAAGCAAGTGCTGAACGATGAATTTCAGCAACCTTATTTTGCAGCACTTCGCCAATTTTTGAAGGAAGAAAAAGCTGCCGGACAAGTGGTGTATCCTCCCGGCCCGCAGATATTCAATGCTTTCAACCTCACTCCTTTTGCAAACGTAAAAGTGGTCATTATCGGACAGGATCCATATCATGGTCCGGGCCAGGCACACGGACTCTGTTTTTCAGTGGCGGATGGTGTTCCACCTCCACCTTCTCTCGTTAATATTTATAAAGAATTAAAAAGTGATCTGGAAATTCCCATTTCACCATCCGGTAACCTGACGAAATGGGCACAACAAGGCGTCCTGTTATTGAATGCCTTGTTGACTGTAAGAGCCAATGTTCCGGCTTCTCACCACGGTAAGGGTTGGGAAACATTTACCGATGCAGTGATCCGGACAGTTTCTGAAAAAAGCTCCGGCATTGTATTTCTATTGTGGGGGAAATTTGCGCAGGAAAAGCAGGCCTTGATTGATCCCACCAAGCATCATATTCTGAAAGCTGCACATCCTTCTCCATTTTCAGTGACTAAATTTTTCGGCTGCAAACATTTTTCGAAGACGAATGAATTGCTGCGGAGTGAAGGAAGGGTACCTATTGATTGGAAAGTATGA
- a CDS encoding T9SS type A sorting domain-containing protein encodes MKCNFNKIIILCLAGLTWLNHACAQWSVSAEKDDSVCLVSGGQFDLQMISDLHGGAFIAWHDWRSILKPEIYSQWIDKNGIPRWTTNGINITPVSNPGNNQFELRNDSAGGLFLIYTEYGWTNYIERIDSNGNVLWKCNLDVLLDVSSVNYAVDGYGGIYVLFNNDFYGKAYFTHFNSNGINVTPGGKKVIADVPQYGEAGKIMMFDSSTLIIVTSTENSDELICTVDTSGNIISSSTTFQSDFVNYLQRGVNHCAIFVTSDYSLFPNLKIYRINLDASISVSLIGQDNTNACGYSTSGFTEFFGLVESDTNNLYLAYRFSCYGNFKTIRFNEAGTDFQITPLNSFYTQCADGSGGIYSALGNRIYHFKNTDSITYSDTITYSNLGYITGFPKIISDGSNGCLISFTKYPDCSYDTSDDGVFAKRYPETGISETSLPVINCLFASGVCFSGNMSLTAGCSSTNVEFYWYHNGQLIDPSSTNKFYFTLTDFDSIEYFQCITTNILGSDTSSILSYPMYPLPDITYPDDTLWAYEWGAISYQWYQNNSSVGLYSAANAISGAIHAYYIPGSTGYYGCRVFVPNGCFGYGLPFYVSSTSVTAISPGKNIRAYPIPTDGKLTIELPDEGSNIQLITITGKILREETTNAKTITFDLSDFPDGFYFIRIIFSNSSEIIKVEKKK; translated from the coding sequence ATGAAGTGCAACTTTAATAAAATAATTATCCTTTGCCTTGCCGGATTAACCTGGCTGAATCATGCATGCGCTCAGTGGTCAGTCAGTGCTGAAAAGGATGATTCTGTATGTTTGGTATCTGGAGGCCAATTTGATCTTCAAATGATTTCTGATCTTCATGGCGGTGCTTTTATTGCCTGGCACGATTGGCGTTCAATTCTGAAACCTGAAATTTATTCCCAATGGATTGATAAGAATGGAATTCCCCGTTGGACTACGAATGGCATAAATATCACGCCCGTTTCTAATCCGGGTAATAATCAATTTGAACTGCGAAATGATTCTGCCGGCGGCCTGTTTCTTATATATACCGAATATGGCTGGACTAATTATATAGAACGGATAGACAGCAATGGGAACGTCCTTTGGAAATGTAATTTAGATGTGCTGTTGGATGTTTCATCAGTCAATTACGCTGTAGACGGATACGGAGGGATATATGTTTTATTCAATAACGACTTCTACGGTAAAGCCTATTTTACACATTTCAATTCGAATGGAATTAATGTAACCCCTGGTGGTAAAAAAGTAATTGCGGATGTGCCTCAATATGGTGAAGCAGGAAAAATTATGATGTTTGATTCTTCCACACTCATCATTGTAACCTCTACCGAGAATTCAGATGAATTAATATGCACGGTTGATACCAGCGGTAATATAATTTCATCTTCTACAACTTTCCAATCTGACTTTGTGAACTATCTTCAAAGGGGAGTTAATCATTGCGCTATCTTCGTAACAAGTGACTATTCATTATTTCCCAACCTGAAAATTTACCGAATTAATTTAGATGCTTCCATCTCAGTTTCTTTAATTGGTCAGGATAATACCAATGCCTGTGGTTACAGCACTTCGGGTTTCACAGAATTTTTTGGATTAGTGGAAAGTGATACCAATAATTTATATCTCGCCTACCGCTTTAGCTGTTATGGCAATTTTAAAACTATCAGGTTTAACGAAGCAGGAACTGATTTTCAAATTACTCCTCTTAATTCATTTTACACCCAGTGCGCGGATGGGTCCGGAGGAATTTATTCAGCTCTTGGGAACAGGATTTATCACTTTAAGAACACTGATTCAATAACCTATAGTGATACGATTACTTATAGCAATCTTGGATACATCACAGGTTTCCCCAAGATTATTTCTGACGGAAGTAATGGATGTCTTATCAGTTTTACAAAGTACCCTGATTGTAGTTATGACACTTCTGATGATGGTGTCTTCGCCAAGCGATATCCGGAAACCGGAATATCAGAGACTTCATTGCCTGTTATTAATTGTCTTTTTGCCAGCGGAGTTTGCTTTTCAGGAAATATGTCACTCACTGCGGGATGCTCTTCTACCAATGTTGAATTTTATTGGTATCATAATGGACAATTAATTGATCCATCTTCCACGAATAAATTTTATTTTACATTAACTGATTTTGATTCCATCGAATATTTTCAGTGTATCACAACTAATATATTGGGAAGTGACACCTCTTCAATTCTTTCATACCCGATGTATCCGCTTCCGGATATCACGTACCCGGATGATACCCTGTGGGCATATGAGTGGGGTGCTATTTCTTATCAATGGTACCAAAACAATTCTTCAGTCGGATTGTATAGTGCTGCTAATGCTATCAGCGGGGCAATACATGCTTACTATATTCCTGGTTCGACAGGGTATTATGGTTGCCGGGTATTTGTGCCAAATGGATGCTTTGGGTATGGATTGCCGTTTTATGTATCCTCTACCTCAGTTACCGCAATTTCACCTGGTAAAAATATCCGGGCCTACCCAATTCCTACTGATGGAAAATTAACCATTGAGTTACCGGATGAAGGGAGCAATATTCAACTAATCACCATTACCGGAAAAATACTCAGAGAGGAAACCACAAATGCAAAAACGATTACCTTCGATTTATCAGATTTTCCGGATGGCTTTTATTTCATTCGGATTATCTTCAGCAATAGTTCCGAAATTATTAAGGTAGAAAAAAAGAAATGA